A region from the Desulfomarina profundi genome encodes:
- a CDS encoding FAD-dependent oxidoreductase has product MTSVQSITGEKGDFTAQVRTEPRYINEEKCTACGACHEHFPECVRFTPGLDHRAPTCMRYPQATPQAYSIDLEKCEDVEALVKICPAGAINPDDMAINREIKCGSVVLAPGADLFDPSGLDYLGYDAYPDVVTSLEYERILSASGPTDGKLLRPSNGKQPKKVAWIQCIGSRGIQKGAGEYCSNACCMFALKEAIVTKERFQEDIETTIFYMDMRTFGKDYELYFQRAKNDFGIRFLRSRPHSILQPEGSDTLTITYTSDDSTTQNVEEFDMVVLSTGFKTSEESRTLARNLGLELNRHNFPVTDGFNPVATTRPGIYVAGTFESPKDIPDTMVQASAAACMAGQDVALSEEKKETETSEPQLERNVLGEEPRVGVFICDCGENIGGVIDVDTLVSQAEKLPNVVVAKAEGHGCSRISMEKIRASIEEEKLNRVVIGGCSPRTHLAKFQDLLAQAGLNKYLLEIANIRDQATWVHGNKPEEALAKAGDLIKMSVSAVIKAQPLADQTLPINKNILVVGGGVTGMTSALRLADQGFQIYLAEKSNKLGGVAARIIKTLEGDDVQEFLTDLIKKVEDHENIQVITGAIIVDHSGMPGMFKTGMQVGPQMFYRQIEHGVTIMATGAVPNPIKEYSLGETDAVMTQLDTQKLIFEQPETVKNWDNVVMIQCVGSRTAENPNCSRVCCQTAVKNALAILKINPDARIFVLYRDMRTYGFQEEYYKEAREKGVIFVRYSEDQKPTVSPDGKQVNVSFIDPILGRDVTVTADALCLSTGLIADNDSTEELAMIFKLPRTADGFFLEDHVKLRPVDLATPGFFVAGTAHAPKLIKESISQANAVASRAQTMLARDSINLGAATARVDGKLCAACLICVRECPFGIPFINADGYSEIDPAKCHGCGMCVSECPAKAIQLMQFEDDRILAKLEELFEKVNA; this is encoded by the coding sequence ATGACCAGTGTTCAATCGATTACCGGAGAAAAGGGTGACTTTACCGCCCAGGTTCGTACGGAACCCAGGTACATTAACGAAGAAAAATGCACAGCGTGTGGTGCCTGCCATGAACATTTTCCCGAATGTGTACGCTTCACTCCGGGTCTTGATCACAGGGCACCGACATGCATGCGCTATCCTCAGGCAACACCCCAGGCCTACTCCATTGACCTGGAAAAATGCGAAGATGTTGAAGCCCTGGTAAAAATCTGTCCGGCGGGAGCCATCAATCCGGACGATATGGCCATTAACCGTGAGATTAAATGTGGTTCTGTGGTTCTGGCCCCCGGGGCTGATCTCTTTGATCCCAGTGGTCTCGATTATCTCGGCTACGATGCCTACCCTGATGTGGTTACCAGTCTCGAATACGAACGGATTCTCTCGGCATCCGGTCCGACAGACGGTAAACTGCTCCGTCCCTCAAACGGAAAACAGCCCAAAAAGGTCGCCTGGATCCAGTGCATCGGCTCAAGGGGTATCCAGAAAGGTGCCGGTGAATATTGCTCAAACGCGTGCTGCATGTTCGCCCTTAAGGAAGCTATCGTCACCAAGGAACGATTCCAGGAAGACATTGAAACGACGATTTTTTATATGGATATGCGGACGTTCGGAAAAGATTATGAACTCTATTTCCAAAGGGCCAAAAATGATTTTGGCATCCGCTTCCTGCGAAGTCGTCCACACTCCATTCTCCAACCGGAAGGTTCGGACACATTGACCATCACCTACACCAGTGATGACAGTACCACACAAAATGTGGAAGAGTTCGATATGGTCGTTCTTTCCACCGGTTTCAAGACATCGGAAGAAAGCCGAACTCTTGCACGCAACCTGGGCCTTGAACTGAACAGGCACAATTTCCCTGTCACCGACGGTTTCAATCCGGTTGCCACCACCAGGCCGGGAATTTATGTGGCCGGAACATTTGAAAGTCCAAAGGATATTCCGGATACCATGGTTCAGGCCAGTGCTGCGGCATGTATGGCCGGCCAGGATGTGGCACTTTCTGAAGAAAAGAAAGAAACAGAAACGAGTGAACCGCAGCTGGAAAGAAACGTCCTTGGAGAAGAACCTCGGGTCGGTGTTTTCATCTGCGACTGCGGCGAAAATATTGGAGGGGTAATCGATGTCGACACTCTGGTCAGTCAGGCGGAAAAACTCCCCAATGTGGTCGTAGCCAAAGCGGAAGGCCATGGCTGCAGCCGTATTTCAATGGAAAAAATAAGAGCATCCATTGAAGAGGAAAAACTGAACAGGGTCGTCATCGGCGGCTGTTCACCCCGGACACATCTGGCAAAATTCCAGGATCTGCTGGCCCAGGCCGGACTGAATAAATATCTGCTGGAAATTGCCAATATCAGGGACCAGGCCACCTGGGTTCATGGCAACAAACCTGAGGAAGCTCTGGCAAAGGCCGGTGATCTCATTAAAATGTCGGTTTCGGCTGTCATCAAAGCGCAACCACTTGCGGACCAGACCCTTCCTATCAATAAAAACATTCTGGTTGTCGGTGGCGGCGTCACCGGTATGACATCGGCCTTGCGCCTGGCTGACCAAGGATTCCAGATTTACCTGGCTGAAAAATCAAATAAACTGGGGGGTGTTGCTGCCAGGATCATAAAAACCCTCGAAGGCGATGATGTCCAGGAGTTTCTTACGGATCTGATCAAAAAGGTTGAAGACCATGAGAATATTCAGGTCATCACCGGTGCCATTATCGTTGATCACTCCGGTATGCCCGGAATGTTCAAGACCGGTATGCAGGTCGGCCCCCAGATGTTCTACAGGCAGATTGAACACGGTGTCACCATCATGGCAACCGGTGCCGTACCCAATCCCATAAAAGAATACTCATTGGGAGAAACGGATGCGGTCATGACCCAGCTGGATACTCAGAAACTGATTTTCGAACAACCGGAAACAGTCAAAAACTGGGATAATGTTGTCATGATCCAGTGCGTAGGTTCACGTACTGCCGAGAACCCGAACTGCTCCAGAGTGTGCTGTCAGACTGCAGTCAAAAACGCCCTTGCCATCCTGAAGATCAATCCGGATGCACGTATTTTCGTCCTCTACCGTGATATGAGAACATACGGTTTCCAGGAGGAATATTATAAAGAGGCCAGAGAAAAAGGTGTTATTTTTGTTCGCTACAGCGAGGATCAGAAGCCGACAGTCAGCCCTGACGGTAAACAGGTCAATGTGAGTTTTATTGATCCCATTCTCGGCAGAGATGTCACCGTCACAGCTGATGCTCTCTGTCTCAGCACCGGCCTCATAGCTGACAACGATTCCACCGAGGAACTGGCGATGATTTTCAAACTGCCCAGGACCGCGGATGGTTTTTTCCTTGAGGATCATGTCAAACTGCGTCCGGTTGATCTGGCGACTCCCGGCTTCTTTGTTGCGGGTACGGCCCATGCACCAAAACTGATCAAAGAATCAATTTCACAGGCGAATGCTGTGGCCTCCAGGGCCCAGACCATGTTGGCCCGTGATTCGATCAATCTTGGTGCCGCAACAGCCAGAGTTGATGGAAAACTGTGTGCAGCCTGTCTCATCTGTGTCCGCGAATGCCCGTTCGGTATTCCTTTTATTAATGCGGATGGCTATTCTGAAATTGACCCGGCCAAATGCCATGGCTGCGGTATGTGTGTTTCAGAGTGTCCTGCCAAGGCTATTCAATTGATGCAGTTTGAGGATGACAGGATTCTCGCCAAGCTGGAAGAACTTTTTGAAAAGGTAAATGCATAA
- a CDS encoding FAD-dependent oxidoreductase, translating into MQNTNRLQPKNDKVLVVGGGLGGIRTALDLAEAEKNVILVDNDYTIGGLMTQLDRTFPTNNCDLCTLAPIFRKVAGRNSLNCCR; encoded by the coding sequence ATGCAGAATACAAACAGACTCCAACCCAAAAATGACAAAGTTCTTGTCGTCGGCGGAGGTCTTGGTGGAATTCGAACAGCTCTTGACCTCGCTGAGGCCGAGAAAAACGTTATTCTCGTCGATAATGATTATACCATCGGCGGTCTGATGACCCAGCTTGACAGAACGTTCCCGACAAATAACTGTGACCTCTGTACCCTTGCCCCCATCTTTCGGAAAGTGGCAGGCAGGAATTCATTGAACTGCTGTCGATGA
- a CDS encoding methylenetetrahydrofolate reductase, whose product MNFQKKLAANEFVVLAEMHTPKGVNISRLVNDGARIKGRVDAVVIPDMDNGIMRMSALAGAVLLKQQGLETVMHMYCRDRNRMALQGDALAAHVLGNQNIIVADSEEMSQSDHSDAATVEDITEVQLIEALKTLQQGKDMSGFELDGSPDFTIGCTLPPCADDKALEKALETAQEKIAAGATFIVTPAVYSVETGNELVAKAGKLGVPVITTVFLIKSLAIAQYIASSEPGSNISEDLIRRIRKSSDRELEGIKIAGETIQSLKEQCQGVLIQTLGWEHKIPEILDNAGF is encoded by the coding sequence ATGAATTTTCAAAAAAAATTAGCTGCAAACGAATTTGTTGTATTGGCCGAGATGCACACTCCCAAAGGGGTAAATATCTCGCGACTCGTCAATGATGGTGCACGTATCAAGGGGCGGGTTGACGCTGTTGTTATCCCTGATATGGATAACGGCATCATGCGTATGAGTGCTCTTGCCGGAGCCGTACTTCTGAAACAGCAGGGCCTCGAGACTGTCATGCATATGTACTGCCGGGATCGAAACAGGATGGCTCTGCAGGGAGATGCCCTGGCAGCACACGTCCTTGGCAATCAAAACATCATTGTGGCCGACAGCGAAGAGATGAGCCAGAGTGACCACAGTGACGCCGCCACGGTGGAAGATATTACTGAAGTCCAGCTCATTGAAGCCTTGAAAACTCTCCAGCAGGGAAAGGACATGAGCGGATTTGAACTGGACGGCAGCCCGGATTTCACGATCGGCTGCACTCTTCCTCCCTGCGCAGACGATAAAGCGCTTGAAAAAGCACTGGAAACTGCTCAAGAGAAGATCGCTGCAGGAGCTACCTTCATTGTCACCCCTGCAGTTTATTCCGTTGAAACGGGAAATGAGCTGGTTGCAAAAGCAGGCAAGCTCGGTGTACCCGTTATCACAACCGTTTTTCTTATCAAATCTCTTGCAATTGCCCAGTATATCGCCAGCAGCGAACCTGGAAGCAATATCTCTGAAGACCTGATCAGGCGTATTCGCAAATCTTCAGACAGAGAGCTGGAAGGTATTAAAATAGCAGGAGAAACAATCCAATCCCTGAAAGAACAATGCCAGGGTGTCCTTATCCAGACTTTAGGATGGGAACATAAGATTCCGGAAATCCTGGACAACGCAGGGTTCTGA
- a CDS encoding (Fe-S)-binding protein has translation MSESTITIKGKKKSSFIDKVKEILPEEGNLNLCLTCGACASGCPATGLENMDPRKFLRMCAMGMDEEAVKSPWVWMCTMCQRCIYVCPMKIDIPQLVFNARAEWPRDERPKGIRDSCDMALRNDSNSAMGTAPDDFIFVVEDVLEEYKEAQPEFKDMVAPIDKPDSFFFLNQNSREPVTEPDEMVPLWKILHLAGVDWTYGSKGWAAENYCMFLADDKCWERVTRVSARQADELGCKVFLNTEUGHITFSVRSGLKKFGIEHKFEVASIYTYYAKWIREGRLKVSSDWNKDRKIKFTIQDPCQIIRKGEGDVVADDLRFVIESVVGKENVIEMTPNKSNNYCCGGGGGFLQSGFPDARQSYGKIKFDQIMATGADYCITGCHNCHAQVHDIGHHYGGAYNTVHIWTLICLSLGILGPNERTYLGDDLKDVDVFHPETSMF, from the coding sequence ATGTCTGAAAGCACCATTACAATCAAAGGAAAGAAGAAAAGCTCCTTTATTGACAAGGTCAAGGAGATTCTTCCGGAAGAAGGCAACCTGAACCTGTGCCTGACCTGCGGCGCATGTGCTTCTGGGTGCCCGGCAACGGGTCTTGAAAATATGGATCCGAGAAAATTTCTTCGGATGTGTGCCATGGGAATGGACGAAGAAGCCGTCAAATCCCCATGGGTCTGGATGTGTACCATGTGTCAGCGGTGCATTTACGTCTGCCCCATGAAAATCGACATCCCCCAGCTTGTCTTCAATGCCCGCGCAGAATGGCCAAGAGATGAACGCCCCAAGGGCATCAGGGACTCCTGTGATATGGCCCTGAGAAATGACTCCAACAGCGCCATGGGTACTGCTCCAGATGATTTTATTTTTGTCGTGGAAGATGTGCTTGAGGAATACAAGGAAGCGCAGCCGGAGTTCAAGGATATGGTTGCTCCCATTGACAAACCTGATTCCTTCTTCTTTCTCAACCAGAATTCCAGGGAGCCGGTGACGGAACCGGATGAAATGGTGCCGCTCTGGAAAATACTGCACCTCGCCGGGGTAGACTGGACTTACGGCAGTAAGGGCTGGGCTGCAGAGAACTACTGCATGTTCCTGGCTGATGACAAGTGCTGGGAAAGGGTCACCCGGGTATCGGCCAGACAGGCCGATGAACTTGGCTGCAAGGTGTTTCTCAACACGGAGTGAGGACACATAACCTTCTCAGTCCGGTCCGGACTGAAAAAATTCGGAATTGAACACAAGTTTGAAGTTGCCTCAATCTATACATATTACGCAAAGTGGATCCGTGAAGGAAGACTCAAGGTCAGTTCCGACTGGAACAAAGACCGAAAAATCAAATTCACCATTCAGGATCCTTGTCAGATCATAAGAAAAGGCGAAGGTGATGTGGTCGCCGACGATCTGCGTTTTGTCATTGAATCGGTTGTCGGCAAGGAAAATGTCATTGAAATGACACCCAACAAGTCGAACAATTACTGCTGCGGTGGCGGTGGCGGCTTCCTTCAGTCAGGTTTTCCTGACGCCCGCCAGTCATACGGTAAAATAAAATTTGACCAGATCATGGCGACAGGTGCTGATTACTGCATCACCGGATGTCATAACTGTCACGCCCAGGTTCATGATATCGGCCACCATTATGGTGGCGCTTATAATACAGTACACATCTGGACGCTCATCTGTCTCTCCCTTGGAATTCTCGGTCCCAATGAACGTACGTATCTGGGAGACGATTTAAAGGATGTGGACGTGTTTCATCCTGAGACATCCATGTTTTAA
- a CDS encoding AAA family ATPase, whose amino-acid sequence MVLQQFDGAVKYILDDELAKIVNISMALEMPLLLKGEPGTGKTMLAHAIADSLRMELIILNVKSNMKLVEALYQYDTLTRLNDSRFGDSDRDVSDIRAYIKMGKIGQAFRAENRCVLLIDEIDKAETEFQDDMLDVLDQMQFDIIETDDVVRAKHRPVIIITSNAKKDLSDPFLGRCNFHHIAFPDPKMMRNIIQVHFPDIGKTLAENAIRVFYDLRNIEGIEKKPATRELINWIRALLADPDFRDGEMLHREIPYLGVLFKKSGDYIQAGNSGLKKRFFRG is encoded by the coding sequence ATGGTATTGCAACAATTTGATGGAGCAGTGAAATATATTCTAGATGATGAGTTGGCGAAAATCGTCAATATATCCATGGCATTGGAGATGCCGCTTCTTTTGAAGGGTGAGCCGGGCACGGGAAAAACAATGCTTGCCCATGCCATTGCCGACAGCCTGCGTATGGAATTGATCATCCTGAACGTTAAATCCAATATGAAGCTGGTTGAAGCGTTGTATCAATACGATACCCTGACCCGCTTAAATGACAGTCGTTTCGGGGATTCTGATCGAGATGTAAGTGATATTCGTGCCTATATCAAAATGGGAAAGATCGGTCAGGCCTTTCGCGCGGAAAATCGATGCGTACTGCTGATCGATGAGATTGACAAGGCCGAAACGGAATTCCAGGATGATATGCTCGACGTGCTTGACCAGATGCAGTTTGATATTATTGAAACCGATGATGTTGTCAGGGCAAAACACCGTCCGGTAATTATTATAACCTCGAATGCCAAAAAAGATTTGTCCGATCCTTTCCTTGGCCGTTGTAATTTTCATCATATCGCTTTTCCGGATCCTAAAATGATGCGCAATATTATCCAGGTGCATTTTCCGGATATTGGAAAAACCCTGGCGGAAAATGCCATCAGGGTATTTTACGATCTGAGAAATATTGAGGGTATTGAAAAAAAACCTGCAACTCGTGAACTGATAAATTGGATCAGGGCGCTCCTTGCGGATCCAGATTTCAGGGATGGGGAGATGCTGCACAGGGAAATTCCCTATCTCGGTGTACTGTTTAAGAAAAGCGGTGATTATATACAGGCTGGCAACAGTGGGCTGAAGAAACGGTTTTTCAGGGGCTGA
- a CDS encoding vWA domain-containing protein translates to MFINFFFQLKEAGIPVSPTSFLTLHRAMNGGLVASLDDFYTVARTILVKSEKFFDLYDRVFSHIFEGEALVLPQDFEFDFLAHSLLQEWLKDPKTMAGALGLDEKKMSHMSVEELLDYFQKRLQEQDGRHDGGSKWIGTGGTSPVGHSGYHPGGMRVGGQSRNRSAVQVAAERRYRDYSTEAPLTQASIGEALKRLRNLVPKGAQDQINIDASIYQTMKNGGEIELVFERGIVDRLKIILAIDNGGWSMDPYVHIVRTLFSYSKSQFKDLKTFFFHNTIYDYLWKDPARYRQPVKIDELSRLDPETRLIIVGDASMAPYELMAADGSIYATERSGKPSIERLRFLAKTFESAIWLNPTPRRQWEYTHTIKVIRTIFPMFELTLDGLEKGVACLMER, encoded by the coding sequence ATGTTTATAAACTTTTTCTTTCAACTGAAAGAGGCCGGAATTCCGGTGAGTCCTACATCTTTTCTTACTCTGCACAGGGCTATGAATGGAGGGCTTGTTGCATCCCTGGACGATTTTTATACTGTTGCCCGTACTATCCTGGTGAAGAGTGAAAAATTTTTCGATCTCTATGACCGTGTATTTTCGCATATATTTGAGGGAGAAGCACTTGTTCTACCACAGGATTTTGAATTTGACTTCCTGGCTCACAGCTTGCTGCAGGAATGGCTCAAGGATCCGAAGACAATGGCTGGAGCTTTGGGACTCGATGAAAAGAAAATGAGCCATATGTCAGTAGAGGAACTTCTCGATTATTTTCAGAAAAGATTACAGGAGCAGGATGGACGGCATGATGGCGGTTCAAAGTGGATAGGGACAGGCGGGACTTCCCCTGTGGGGCATTCCGGGTATCATCCAGGTGGCATGCGTGTGGGGGGACAATCCAGAAACCGGAGTGCCGTTCAGGTGGCAGCAGAGCGCAGGTACAGGGATTATTCAACTGAAGCTCCGTTGACACAGGCTTCGATTGGGGAGGCCTTGAAACGACTGCGGAATTTAGTACCGAAAGGGGCACAGGACCAGATCAATATCGATGCCTCCATTTACCAGACAATGAAAAATGGAGGTGAAATAGAACTGGTTTTTGAGCGGGGGATAGTTGATAGATTGAAAATTATCCTGGCCATTGATAACGGAGGATGGTCAATGGATCCCTATGTTCATATTGTCAGAACTCTGTTCAGCTATTCCAAGTCACAGTTCAAGGATCTGAAGACCTTTTTCTTCCATAATACAATTTACGACTACCTCTGGAAGGATCCGGCCAGATACAGGCAACCTGTCAAAATTGATGAGCTGAGCAGGCTTGACCCTGAAACGCGGCTTATTATTGTCGGGGATGCCTCGATGGCCCCCTATGAGCTCATGGCCGCCGACGGATCGATATATGCCACGGAAAGAAGTGGAAAGCCAAGTATCGAGCGGTTAAGGTTTCTGGCAAAAACCTTTGAATCTGCAATCTGGCTCAATCCGACTCCCCGTAGACAGTGGGAGTATACGCATACAATCAAAGTGATCAGGACAATTTTCCCCATGTTTGAATTGACCCTGGACGGACTGGAAAAAGGTGTGGCCTGCCTCATGGAGCGGTAG
- a CDS encoding uroporphyrinogen decarboxylase/cobalamine-independent methonine synthase family protein, with protein MSQFKANCLPLLIGSLPSNDHRQSVELIFEYTPQLPLWPQLPFFKEEGMILQYIPGLPGIAEKNNKVYVDAASEGFEAELLAFYEEYLLVSEGAADINESRFILSEQSAGGFYEFLEMASRKKDSFFSLKGQTTGPVTFCTGLVDQDDRAIFYDDQLRDAAVKHLALKARWQVAKMAEFCERPIMFFDEPGLAGLGSSAFITISDEDIVTSLSEVFEAVRAENGLTGVHVCANTEWSVIFDSRVDILSFDAYSYFDKLILYGDHLKTFFAGGGILASGIVPTNPEYIDIESVDALVEKWYKQVDQLVSLGIDREMIVAQTLITPSCGMGTVSVEQAKRVLELNRAVSEKIRQDFSL; from the coding sequence ATGTCTCAGTTTAAAGCTAATTGCCTCCCCCTGTTAATTGGCAGTCTGCCGTCAAATGATCATCGCCAGTCTGTTGAGTTGATTTTTGAATACACACCACAATTGCCCCTGTGGCCCCAGCTTCCGTTTTTTAAGGAAGAGGGGATGATTCTCCAGTATATTCCAGGTCTCCCAGGAATTGCAGAAAAAAATAATAAGGTCTACGTTGATGCAGCGAGTGAAGGATTCGAAGCAGAGCTTCTTGCCTTTTACGAAGAGTATCTTCTGGTCTCGGAGGGTGCAGCGGATATTAATGAATCACGATTTATTCTGTCTGAGCAGAGTGCCGGCGGGTTTTATGAATTTCTTGAAATGGCATCACGGAAAAAGGATAGTTTTTTCTCCCTGAAAGGGCAGACTACAGGTCCTGTGACTTTCTGTACAGGGCTGGTGGACCAGGATGACCGGGCCATTTTTTATGATGACCAGTTGCGGGATGCCGCGGTAAAGCATCTTGCCCTGAAAGCCCGGTGGCAGGTGGCAAAAATGGCTGAATTCTGTGAGAGGCCGATCATGTTTTTTGATGAACCTGGTCTTGCTGGTCTCGGGTCTTCAGCTTTTATTACCATCAGTGACGAGGATATAGTCACCTCTCTTTCTGAGGTGTTTGAGGCTGTGCGGGCTGAAAATGGTCTGACCGGAGTTCATGTCTGTGCCAATACGGAATGGTCTGTGATTTTTGATTCGAGAGTGGATATTCTCAGTTTTGATGCCTATTCCTATTTTGACAAACTGATTCTGTATGGGGATCATTTAAAAACTTTTTTTGCCGGAGGAGGTATTCTCGCTTCAGGCATTGTTCCGACTAACCCGGAGTATATTGACATTGAGTCCGTGGATGCGTTGGTGGAGAAATGGTACAAACAGGTGGATCAACTGGTTTCCCTGGGAATTGACAGGGAAATGATTGTGGCGCAGACTCTTATTACACCCAGTTGCGGAATGGGTACTGTATCTGTGGAACAGGCGAAGCGGGTCCTTGAGCTGAACCGGGCGGTTTCTGAAAAAATCAGGCAGGATTTTTCGTTATAA
- a CDS encoding GIY-YIG nuclease family protein, whose product MVSTAKPESSWFVYILQCCDNTLYTGITTDIDRRVREHNSSTTGSKYTKSRRPVKLVYQENAPSRSAAAAREFQIKQLDRIDKKKLITKNPA is encoded by the coding sequence ATGGTATCAACGGCAAAACCCGAAAGCTCCTGGTTTGTCTATATCCTGCAGTGTTGTGACAACACACTCTATACAGGGATTACAACTGATATCGACAGAAGAGTACGGGAACACAACTCATCCACCACAGGATCAAAGTATACAAAATCCAGACGACCGGTCAAACTCGTGTATCAGGAAAACGCCCCCTCCCGTTCCGCAGCCGCGGCAAGAGAATTTCAAATCAAGCAACTTGACAGGATCGATAAAAAAAAGCTTATAACGAAAAATCCTGCCTGA